Proteins from a single region of Catenulispora acidiphila DSM 44928:
- a CDS encoding alpha/beta fold hydrolase yields the protein MPQAAANGIKLEYDTFGDPGAPPLVLIMGLGTQMTAWPAPFCQAIADEGFRVIRFDNRDCGLSTILEVPAPSFGDLLAGDTSGVPYLMSDLADDVAGLLDALGLDSAHIVGLSMGGMIAQQFAIDHPQRVRTLCSIMSTTGAADVGQPSGEVLTLLLSPAATNRDEAVDNGQRMYATIGSPAYPMPPAELRALIGQAYDRSFTPAGTARQIACIVASPDRTAALAAVSVPSAVIHGDSDKLVDVSGGRATAAALGVEPLILPGAGHDLPEQLWPTYVEAIVANARKGA from the coding sequence ATGCCCCAGGCCGCCGCGAACGGCATCAAGCTCGAGTACGACACGTTCGGTGACCCGGGCGCGCCGCCGTTGGTGCTGATCATGGGGCTGGGCACCCAGATGACCGCCTGGCCGGCGCCGTTCTGCCAGGCGATCGCCGACGAGGGGTTCCGCGTCATCCGGTTCGACAACCGCGACTGCGGGCTGTCCACCATCTTGGAGGTCCCCGCGCCGAGTTTCGGGGACCTGCTCGCCGGCGACACCTCCGGCGTCCCGTACCTGATGTCCGACCTCGCCGACGACGTCGCCGGGCTGCTCGACGCGCTCGGGCTGGACAGCGCGCACATCGTCGGGCTGTCGATGGGCGGCATGATCGCCCAGCAGTTCGCGATCGACCACCCGCAGCGGGTGCGCACGCTGTGTTCGATCATGTCCACCACCGGCGCCGCCGACGTCGGGCAGCCCTCCGGCGAGGTTCTCACGCTGCTGCTGAGCCCGGCGGCCACCAACCGCGACGAGGCGGTCGACAACGGGCAGCGGATGTACGCCACGATCGGCTCCCCGGCGTATCCGATGCCGCCGGCCGAGCTGCGGGCCCTCATCGGCCAGGCGTACGACCGCTCCTTCACCCCCGCGGGCACCGCGCGCCAGATCGCCTGCATCGTCGCCTCGCCCGACCGGACCGCCGCGCTGGCCGCCGTCAGCGTGCCCAGCGCGGTCATCCACGGCGACTCCGACAAGCTCGTGGACGTCAGCGGCGGCCGCGCCACCGCCGCCGCGCTCGGCGTCGAGCCGCTGATCCTGCCCGGCGCGGGCCACGATCTGCCCGAGCAGCTGTGGCCGACCTACGTCGAGGCGATCGTGGCGAACGCCCGCAAGGGCGCCTGA
- a CDS encoding methylated-DNA--[protein]-cysteine S-methyltransferase, which translates to MQTALLDTPIGTLTVGATARGLRLVQFPHDREPDQPLAAADPAAKPDHIAQAQLDEAVLQLTEYFDGGRTQFDIALDWYGVNGLRLTVLKLLAEVPFGETVTYGDLAKGSGAGVTASQAVGGIMGSNPLPIVVPCHRVLAADGLGGFGGGLRTKEWLLAWEGVMPPALDWGV; encoded by the coding sequence ATGCAGACCGCTTTGCTGGACACCCCGATCGGCACCCTCACCGTCGGGGCGACCGCCCGCGGCCTGCGCCTGGTGCAGTTCCCGCACGACCGCGAACCCGACCAGCCCCTCGCCGCCGCCGACCCGGCCGCCAAGCCCGACCACATCGCCCAGGCCCAGCTCGACGAGGCCGTCCTGCAGCTGACGGAGTACTTCGACGGCGGCCGCACGCAGTTCGACATCGCCCTGGACTGGTACGGCGTGAACGGCCTGCGCCTGACCGTCCTGAAGCTCCTGGCCGAGGTCCCCTTCGGCGAGACGGTGACCTACGGCGACCTGGCGAAGGGCTCCGGCGCCGGCGTGACCGCCTCGCAGGCGGTCGGCGGGATCATGGGCAGCAACCCGCTGCCGATCGTCGTGCCCTGCCACCGCGTGCTCGCCGCCGACGGCCTCGGCGGCTTCGGCGGCGGGCTGCGCACCAAGGAGTGGCTGCTGGCGTGGGAGGGCGTGATGCCGCCGGCTTTGGACTGGGGTGTTTGA
- a CDS encoding GNAT family N-acetyltransferase, whose product METLDRVVEPTEIVAGRYQLRPPSLRDVPDMMEMSRDADIALWNPLASGVDEEAARAWAERFADWDGGRSALFGVYEAVEGRLLGLVSLHRIDLHLSFGELGYRVAPWARGRGVATMAVGTVAEWAFGYLELTRLQLLHGVENVASCRVAEKCGFLHEGTTRSSYRYGDGELHDEHIHGRLIGDPAPAR is encoded by the coding sequence ATGGAAACGCTTGATCGTGTCGTGGAGCCCACCGAGATCGTCGCGGGGCGCTACCAGCTGCGGCCGCCGTCGCTGCGGGATGTCCCCGACATGATGGAGATGTCGCGGGACGCCGACATCGCGTTGTGGAACCCGCTGGCCTCCGGCGTCGACGAGGAGGCGGCGCGCGCCTGGGCCGAGCGGTTCGCGGACTGGGACGGCGGGCGCAGCGCGCTGTTCGGGGTCTACGAGGCGGTCGAGGGACGGCTGCTGGGGTTGGTGTCGCTGCACCGGATCGACCTGCACCTGTCGTTCGGCGAGCTCGGCTACCGCGTCGCGCCGTGGGCTCGGGGGCGGGGCGTGGCGACTATGGCGGTCGGGACCGTCGCGGAGTGGGCGTTCGGGTACCTGGAGCTGACGCGGCTGCAGCTGCTGCACGGCGTGGAGAACGTCGCGTCGTGCCGCGTCGCGGAGAAGTGCGGCTTCCTGCACGAGGGGACGACGCGGAGCTCCTACCGGTACGGCGACGGCGAGCTGCACGACGAGCACATCCACGGCCGGCTCATCGGGGATCCGGCGCCGGCGCGCTGA
- a CDS encoding YbaK/EbsC family protein — protein sequence MERIADHPAVQAVEKELRAKGFEPKVVVLPESAPNAQAAADQVGCEVGAIANSLLFEADGAPLLVLTSGAHRVDTAKVAAELGVAKVGRASKEFVYEHTGQRIGGVAPLGHPAPVRTLIDRALEAYPEVWAAAGHAHTVFAITFADLVRVTGGDVVEVN from the coding sequence ATGGAACGGATCGCTGACCATCCGGCCGTGCAGGCCGTCGAGAAGGAACTCCGCGCGAAGGGCTTCGAGCCGAAGGTCGTCGTCCTGCCGGAGTCGGCGCCGAACGCGCAGGCCGCGGCGGACCAGGTCGGCTGCGAAGTAGGCGCGATCGCCAACAGCCTGCTGTTCGAGGCGGACGGCGCGCCGCTGCTGGTGCTGACCAGCGGGGCGCACCGGGTGGACACGGCGAAGGTGGCGGCGGAACTCGGAGTGGCGAAGGTCGGCCGGGCCTCGAAGGAGTTCGTGTACGAACACACCGGCCAGCGCATCGGCGGTGTCGCCCCGCTCGGGCACCCCGCGCCGGTCCGGACGCTGATCGACCGGGCGTTGGAGGCCTATCCGGAGGTCTGGGCCGCCGCGGGCCACGCGCACACGGTGTTCGCGATCACGTTCGCGGACCTGGTGCGGGTGACCGGCGGCGACGTCGTCGAGGTGAACTGA
- a CDS encoding EstA family serine hydrolase, translating into MAEVQGTYTKEFSAVADALSELLDTQDIGASAAVFVDGEPVADVWGGYVDAERTVAWERDTIVNVMSTTKPMTALCALILADRGELDLSAPVSTYWPEFAAAGKDGVLVRHLLSHTAGLPDWPGRLVAEDLYDWSAVTDRLAAMPTQWEPGTAAGYHSVTFGFLVGEVVRRVSGRSIGRFLAEEVAGPLGADFHIGLGAQDDARIARLYAPPSQSDEFASSGPEYESVGGIRVKDANTEAWRRAEVPAANGFGNARGIARAQSALSNRGVAGGVRLLSEKGCEPAWHAEYSGEDRVLGQPTTYGVGFGVFGGTFGWGGWGGSLVMNDHASRMTVAYAMNQMLDPREQDDSRGLRIVSAAYEGLS; encoded by the coding sequence ATGGCCGAAGTACAGGGCACGTACACGAAAGAGTTCTCCGCAGTCGCCGACGCGCTGTCCGAGCTGCTCGACACGCAGGACATCGGCGCTTCGGCGGCGGTGTTCGTCGACGGCGAACCGGTCGCCGACGTCTGGGGCGGCTACGTCGACGCCGAGCGCACGGTCGCCTGGGAGCGCGACACGATCGTCAACGTCATGTCGACGACGAAGCCGATGACGGCGCTGTGTGCGCTGATCCTCGCAGATCGGGGCGAGCTAGACCTTTCCGCGCCTGTGTCTACCTACTGGCCCGAGTTCGCAGCGGCCGGCAAGGACGGCGTGTTGGTCCGACACCTGCTCTCGCACACCGCCGGGCTTCCGGACTGGCCGGGACGGCTGGTCGCCGAGGATCTCTACGACTGGAGCGCCGTTACCGACCGGCTGGCGGCGATGCCGACGCAGTGGGAGCCGGGGACGGCGGCCGGCTACCACTCGGTCACCTTCGGGTTTCTCGTCGGCGAGGTCGTCCGGCGGGTCAGCGGTCGCAGCATCGGCCGCTTCCTGGCCGAAGAGGTCGCCGGACCGCTCGGCGCGGACTTCCACATCGGGCTCGGTGCGCAGGACGACGCCCGGATCGCGCGGCTGTACGCGCCGCCGTCGCAGAGCGACGAGTTCGCCTCCAGCGGTCCGGAGTACGAATCGGTCGGCGGCATCCGGGTCAAGGACGCCAACACCGAGGCGTGGCGGCGTGCCGAGGTCCCGGCGGCGAACGGTTTCGGCAACGCGCGCGGGATCGCCCGTGCCCAGTCCGCCTTGAGCAACCGCGGTGTGGCCGGGGGAGTGCGGCTGTTGTCGGAGAAAGGGTGCGAGCCGGCGTGGCATGCCGAGTACTCCGGCGAGGACCGCGTCCTGGGGCAGCCGACGACCTATGGGGTCGGGTTCGGGGTCTTCGGCGGGACGTTCGGGTGGGGCGGCTGGGGCGGGTCGCTGGTGATGAACGACCACGCCTCGCGGATGACCGTCGCCTATGCCATGAACCAGATGCTCGATCCGCGCGAGCAGGACGACAGCCGTGGCTTGAGGATCGTCTCGGCTGCCTACGAAGGGCTGAGCTGA
- a CDS encoding MFS transporter — protein sequence MTTATCDVRLPAPSRLWNRDFRLYFTARLVSLLGDSMLPVALLYGVVSLGYGTTGVGLVLAAQVLPFAAFVLFGGVLADRFTPQRMMVGADAARFVLQAITATAFATGHPALWLLMGLSGLSGVGTAAFQPGLASVITQVSSDLQRANAVTRVAEAMATLGGPAIAGLLIAVAGVPVVLAADSATFAVSGVCLLMLRLAPVVRTAAHESTWRNLVEGWHEFRSRTWMPAVILAWIVLGITVWGPIRPLATILVTDGHGASGLGMMWTAFGAGGVVGGLAGVRFRPRHPLRAGATGLLAWSAWPLTLAAGLSLPQVCAGAAVGGATTAFWGVMWSTSVQTHIPAAVLNRISAYEIAGSLIAFPIGQALAGPVSEAVGTSHALYASAAILVTVLIAMLCTPAIRRLGARVVENQDVVEQVGR from the coding sequence TTGACGACGGCGACCTGTGACGTCCGGCTGCCCGCGCCGTCGCGCCTGTGGAACCGGGACTTCCGGCTGTACTTCACCGCGCGGCTGGTCTCGCTCCTCGGCGATTCCATGCTCCCGGTCGCGCTGCTCTACGGCGTGGTCAGCCTCGGATACGGGACCACCGGCGTCGGGCTGGTCCTGGCCGCGCAGGTGCTGCCCTTCGCAGCGTTCGTCCTGTTCGGGGGAGTGCTCGCCGACCGCTTCACGCCGCAGCGGATGATGGTCGGCGCCGACGCCGCACGCTTCGTGCTGCAGGCGATCACCGCGACCGCGTTCGCGACCGGACATCCGGCGCTGTGGTTGCTGATGGGGTTGTCGGGGCTGTCCGGCGTGGGGACCGCGGCGTTCCAGCCGGGACTGGCCAGCGTCATCACCCAGGTGTCGAGCGATCTGCAGCGCGCGAACGCCGTCACGCGCGTCGCCGAGGCGATGGCCACGCTCGGCGGGCCCGCGATCGCCGGGCTGCTGATCGCGGTCGCCGGCGTCCCGGTGGTCCTCGCGGCGGACTCCGCGACGTTCGCCGTGAGCGGTGTCTGCCTGCTGATGCTGCGTCTGGCTCCGGTGGTCAGGACCGCCGCTCACGAGTCGACGTGGCGCAACCTGGTCGAGGGCTGGCACGAGTTCCGCAGCCGGACGTGGATGCCGGCGGTGATCCTGGCGTGGATCGTGCTGGGCATCACGGTCTGGGGACCGATCCGGCCGCTGGCGACGATCCTGGTCACCGACGGCCACGGCGCTTCCGGGCTCGGGATGATGTGGACGGCGTTCGGCGCCGGCGGCGTGGTCGGCGGGCTGGCCGGCGTGCGCTTCCGGCCCAGGCATCCGCTGCGCGCCGGCGCCACCGGGCTGCTCGCCTGGTCGGCGTGGCCGCTGACGCTGGCTGCCGGGCTGTCGCTGCCGCAGGTCTGCGCCGGCGCCGCGGTCGGCGGGGCGACGACGGCGTTCTGGGGCGTGATGTGGTCCACCAGCGTGCAGACCCACATTCCGGCCGCGGTGCTCAACCGCATCTCCGCCTATGAGATCGCCGGCTCGCTGATCGCCTTCCCGATCGGCCAGGCGCTCGCCGGCCCGGTCAGCGAGGCGGTGGGGACCAGCCACGCCCTCTACGCCTCCGCCGCGATCCTGGTCACGGTGCTGATCGCGATGCTGTGCACGCCGGCCATCCGGCGTCTGGGCGCGCGGGTCGTGGAAAATCAGGACGTCGTGGAGCAGGTCGGGCGGTAG